The Streptomyces sp. Mut1 genome window below encodes:
- a CDS encoding ABC transporter ATP-binding protein — MTTPSTDSTLAELEQRATARRDRPSYGHDALIACDRLVRIFTTDGVEVQALQGLDLLVEEGELLALVGASGSGKSTLMNILAGLDEPTAGAAKVAGCDLLSMGQKERLRYRRDVVGFVWQQTARNLLPYLTAIQNITLPMQLRGRVRGRERAARAEALLRMLEVEDCRDRRPQQMSGGQQQRVAIAVSLANSPSVLLADEPTGELDSATGEQVFAAFRRANEELGTTIVIVTHDQAVANEVRRTVAIRDGRTSFEVLRRTEVDAATGQESQVAREYAMLDRAGRLQLPADYTEALGMEHRVMLELEQDHIGVWPDGPKPESAEPESAGPE; from the coding sequence ATGACGACGCCGTCGACCGATTCCACGCTGGCGGAGCTCGAACAGCGGGCCACCGCCCGGCGCGACCGGCCCTCCTACGGGCACGACGCGCTGATCGCCTGCGACCGTCTGGTGCGCATCTTCACCACGGACGGCGTGGAGGTGCAGGCGCTCCAGGGCCTCGACCTGCTGGTGGAAGAGGGCGAACTGCTGGCGCTGGTCGGGGCGTCCGGCAGCGGCAAGTCGACGCTGATGAACATCCTGGCGGGGCTGGACGAGCCCACGGCGGGGGCGGCGAAGGTGGCGGGCTGCGACCTGCTGTCCATGGGACAGAAGGAACGGCTCCGCTACCGCCGGGACGTCGTCGGCTTCGTCTGGCAGCAGACCGCCCGCAACCTCCTGCCGTATCTGACGGCCATCCAGAACATCACGCTGCCGATGCAACTGCGCGGCCGAGTCCGCGGCCGCGAACGGGCCGCGCGCGCGGAGGCGTTGCTGCGGATGCTGGAGGTCGAGGACTGCCGCGACCGGCGCCCGCAGCAGATGTCCGGCGGCCAGCAGCAGCGGGTGGCGATCGCGGTCTCGCTCGCCAACTCCCCCTCGGTGCTGCTCGCCGACGAGCCGACCGGCGAACTCGACTCGGCCACCGGCGAGCAGGTCTTCGCCGCGTTCCGCCGCGCCAACGAGGAGCTGGGCACGACGATCGTGATCGTCACCCACGACCAGGCGGTCGCGAACGAGGTACGCCGTACGGTCGCTATCCGGGACGGCCGTACCTCCTTCGAGGTGCTGCGCCGCACCGAGGTCGACGCGGCGACCGGCCAGGAGTCCCAGGTGGCCCGCGAGTACGCGATGCTGGACCGCGCCGGCCGGCTGCAACTGCCCGCCGACTACACCGAGGCGCTGGGCATGGAGCACCGGGTGATGCTGGAACTGGAGCAGGACCACATCGGCGTGTGGCCGGACGGCCCGAAGCCGGAGAGCGCGGAGCCGGAGAGCGCCGGCCCCGAGTAG
- a CDS encoding FtsX-like permease family protein produces MSPRSRTPRTAAASAPWVRTRLRTAPGAACAFFLLVLVTAFLAAAFPRSVDRYEGQGLRHDLDVVEPRRSVLEVSGPQPGLELPAAAREEAVRGATMAAAQRRILDALPDPVRADAAQSAYGVRTSDPVAAKETWLPRPYGIDPALTYVTQSALPDHATLRTGSWPKARGQVTMQTREVEAAVTEATAKALRIEAGATVAVPTRGGGKVTVRVTGIVAPKHPKASYWSAEQLLRTPSLVPIPSKDSPRYYWTAALLLPPDAGPALLATTGQPELYWRLAPDSSRLDSRDVDRLRTAVASLEGGPGLLTMRQLAGDTVTVTTDLDEILASYDGMRAAIEPVVTVAAVGIGAVAAVVLLMTGGLIAGRRHAELALLRARGGSLAGIGGRLLAETAVTAVPAGALGLLLAVLAVGEARMLPAVAGAGAVVVLVCAALPLHTALLHRKHQLHGARDDLATARPSRRRTVAELTLLVLAVGAVAALRRRGTDSAGGTDLLVSAAPVLVALIAAVVLVRLYPLPLRLALRSVARLRGAVGFLSLARAGRSSASGTLPLLALLVALTTAAFGGSVLAGVADARDDAAVLATGADARISGPGDSVPLPAALIRAAGAADGVREVVRVQIEYGVSLPPAAGGFEDAKGATLIGVDPDVYARLARAVGLGSFPAGRLKATDARPEKGRPASKDRVLPVIASPSVAERLGDGARDLQSLAGDFKVRVAGTVTRTPAVSDTSFMIVDASALTHRQTTALLLTGDRPDAAGLREAAADAGKGFSVQLRSEQRASYVDTPMQNGAERIYLAAIAAGAGYALLAVLLSLLRTAPERTTLLARLRTMGLTSRQGGRLLGFEAMPQALLAAVGGLLVGRATIALLAPGIDLVHLALSTGPGSSLLDTAPLRTDPWSLVLPALGVIVLAAAVAGAQAWWAGRRGSITELRAGDSR; encoded by the coding sequence ATGAGCCCGCGTTCGAGAACCCCCCGCACGGCGGCCGCATCCGCCCCCTGGGTACGGACCCGGCTGCGGACCGCGCCCGGCGCCGCCTGCGCGTTCTTCCTGCTGGTGCTGGTGACGGCGTTCCTCGCCGCCGCCTTCCCCCGCTCCGTCGACCGCTACGAGGGCCAGGGGCTGCGCCACGACCTCGACGTCGTCGAACCGAGGCGCAGCGTCCTGGAGGTGAGCGGCCCGCAGCCGGGACTGGAACTGCCGGCCGCCGCGCGCGAGGAGGCGGTGCGCGGGGCCACGATGGCCGCCGCGCAGCGCCGCATCCTGGACGCGCTGCCCGACCCGGTGCGGGCCGACGCCGCCCAGTCCGCCTACGGGGTCCGCACCTCGGACCCGGTCGCGGCGAAGGAGACCTGGCTCCCCCGCCCGTACGGCATCGACCCGGCCCTGACCTACGTCACACAGTCCGCGCTGCCCGACCACGCCACCCTGCGCACGGGGTCGTGGCCGAAGGCGCGCGGCCAGGTGACGATGCAGACCCGCGAGGTCGAGGCGGCCGTGACCGAGGCGACCGCGAAGGCGCTGCGGATCGAGGCCGGTGCGACGGTCGCCGTCCCGACCCGGGGCGGCGGGAAGGTGACCGTACGCGTCACCGGCATCGTCGCCCCGAAGCACCCGAAGGCCTCCTACTGGTCGGCCGAGCAGCTGCTGCGCACCCCGTCGCTGGTCCCCATCCCCAGCAAGGACAGCCCGCGCTACTACTGGACGGCCGCGCTGCTGCTGCCCCCGGACGCCGGCCCGGCCCTGCTCGCCACGACGGGGCAGCCCGAGCTGTACTGGCGGCTCGCGCCGGACAGCTCCCGCCTGGACTCCCGCGACGTGGACCGGCTGCGTACGGCGGTCGCCTCGCTGGAGGGCGGCCCCGGACTGCTCACGATGCGCCAACTGGCCGGGGACACGGTCACCGTCACCACTGACCTGGACGAGATCCTGGCCTCCTACGACGGCATGCGCGCGGCGATCGAGCCGGTCGTCACGGTGGCCGCCGTCGGTATCGGGGCCGTCGCCGCCGTCGTCCTGCTGATGACGGGCGGCCTGATCGCGGGCCGCCGGCACGCCGAACTGGCCCTGCTGCGGGCCCGCGGCGGGTCCCTGGCCGGCATCGGGGGCCGGCTGCTCGCCGAGACCGCGGTGACGGCCGTACCGGCGGGTGCGCTGGGGCTGCTGCTCGCGGTCCTTGCCGTGGGCGAGGCCAGGATGCTGCCCGCCGTGGCCGGGGCCGGCGCGGTCGTCGTGCTGGTCTGCGCGGCGCTCCCGCTGCACACGGCCCTCCTGCACCGCAAGCACCAGCTGCACGGCGCCCGGGACGACCTGGCGACCGCCCGCCCGTCCCGGCGGCGTACGGTCGCCGAGCTGACCCTGCTGGTGCTGGCCGTCGGCGCCGTCGCGGCGCTGCGCCGGCGCGGCACGGACAGCGCGGGCGGCACCGACCTGCTGGTCAGCGCCGCGCCCGTGCTGGTCGCGCTGATCGCGGCCGTGGTCCTGGTCCGGCTCTACCCGCTGCCGCTGCGGCTCGCGCTGCGGTCCGTGGCCCGGCTGCGCGGTGCGGTCGGCTTCCTGTCGCTGGCGCGGGCGGGCCGCTCCTCGGCCTCCGGCACCCTGCCGCTGCTCGCGCTGCTGGTCGCGCTGACGACGGCGGCGTTCGGCGGCTCGGTCCTCGCGGGGGTCGCGGACGCCCGTGACGACGCGGCCGTGCTCGCCACCGGGGCCGACGCCCGGATCAGCGGTCCGGGCGACTCCGTACCGCTGCCCGCCGCCCTGATCCGCGCGGCCGGCGCAGCGGACGGCGTACGCGAGGTGGTGCGGGTCCAGATCGAGTACGGGGTCTCGCTGCCGCCCGCGGCCGGCGGGTTCGAGGACGCGAAGGGCGCGACGCTGATCGGCGTCGACCCGGACGTGTACGCCCGGCTGGCCCGTGCCGTCGGCCTCGGCTCCTTCCCGGCCGGCCGGCTGAAGGCCACCGACGCGCGGCCGGAGAAGGGGCGGCCCGCGTCGAAGGACCGGGTCCTGCCGGTGATCGCCTCGCCCTCGGTCGCCGAGCGGCTCGGGGACGGGGCGCGCGATCTCCAGTCGCTGGCCGGTGACTTCAAGGTCAGGGTGGCCGGCACGGTCACCCGCACTCCGGCCGTCTCCGACACCTCCTTCATGATCGTCGACGCCTCCGCCCTCACCCACCGGCAGACCACCGCGCTCCTCCTCACCGGCGACCGCCCGGACGCCGCCGGGCTGCGCGAGGCCGCCGCCGACGCGGGCAAGGGGTTCTCCGTACAGCTGCGCTCCGAGCAGCGCGCCTCGTACGTCGACACCCCGATGCAGAACGGCGCCGAGCGGATCTACCTGGCGGCCATCGCGGCCGGTGCCGGGTACGCCCTGCTCGCCGTGCTCCTCTCGCTGCTGCGGACCGCCCCGGAACGCACCACGCTGCTGGCCCGGCTGCGCACCATGGGCCTCACCTCCCGGCAGGGCGGGCGCCTCCTCGGCTTCGAGGCCATGCCGCAGGCCCTGCTCGCCGCCGTGGGCGGGCTGCTCGTCGGCCGGGCCACCATCGCACTGCTCGCACCGGGCATCGACCTGGTGCACCTCGCGCTCTCGACCGGCCCCGGCTCCAGCCTGCTGGACACCGCACCGCTGCGCACCGACCCGTGGTCCCTGGTCCTGCCGGCGCTGGGCGTGATCGTCCTCGCCGCCGCGGTGGCCGGGGCGCAGGCCTGGTGGGCGGGCCGCCGCGGATCGATCACCGAACTCAGGGCAGGAGACTCCCGATGA
- a CDS encoding DUF2804 domain-containing protein, with the protein MTTFEREITEPVDLCLPDGTLNQAAVGWSRVPLHRANLRGWGRTKRWEYWCVTTPTHLVALTVSDLDFLALNTVYLLEYAPGGLELERTAIIPAGRGVHLPDTVAGAPGSPDVVTGPARPTGGKVRVEIRDEPGGTRLRARCLTQERLPLEVDLLVARPPGHESLSVVVPWDSRRFQYTSKQTALPASGRVRIGSEFLEFDGDDTWAVLDHGRGRWPRTVDWNWGAASGRTDGHTVGLQFGGRWTLGSGSTENGLCVDGRLSKIGEELAWRWSPADPLAPWTIRTPLTGQVDLTFTPFHNRRARTEAGLIANRTDQCFGHYDGRVRTDDGKEIAVDRLLGWAEDVHMRW; encoded by the coding sequence ATGACGACGTTCGAACGCGAGATCACCGAGCCGGTCGACCTGTGTCTGCCCGACGGCACGCTCAATCAGGCGGCGGTCGGCTGGTCGCGGGTGCCGCTGCACCGCGCCAATCTGCGCGGCTGGGGCCGGACGAAGCGCTGGGAGTACTGGTGCGTGACGACGCCCACGCATCTGGTGGCGCTGACCGTCAGCGACCTGGACTTCCTCGCCCTGAACACCGTCTACCTGCTCGAATACGCGCCGGGCGGCCTGGAGTTGGAGCGGACCGCGATCATCCCGGCGGGCCGCGGAGTCCACCTCCCCGACACCGTGGCAGGCGCCCCCGGCTCCCCGGACGTGGTGACCGGCCCGGCGCGCCCCACGGGCGGCAAGGTGCGCGTCGAGATCCGCGACGAGCCCGGCGGCACCCGGCTGCGGGCGCGCTGCCTGACCCAGGAGCGGCTGCCGCTCGAAGTGGACCTCCTGGTCGCCCGGCCGCCGGGCCACGAGTCGCTCTCCGTGGTCGTGCCCTGGGACAGCCGGCGCTTCCAGTACACCTCGAAGCAGACCGCGCTGCCCGCGTCCGGCCGGGTCCGGATCGGCAGCGAGTTCCTGGAGTTCGACGGGGACGACACCTGGGCCGTCCTGGACCACGGCCGGGGCCGCTGGCCGCGTACGGTCGACTGGAACTGGGGCGCCGCCTCCGGGCGCACCGACGGGCACACCGTGGGCCTCCAGTTCGGCGGGCGCTGGACCCTGGGCAGCGGCTCCACGGAGAACGGGCTCTGTGTGGACGGCCGGCTCAGCAAGATCGGCGAGGAGCTGGCCTGGCGCTGGTCACCGGCCGATCCGCTCGCCCCGTGGACCATCCGCACCCCGCTGACCGGCCAGGTGGACCTGACGTTCACCCCGTTCCACAACCGCAGGGCCCGCACCGAGGCCGGCCTGATCGCCAACCGCACCGACCAGTGCTTCGGCCACTACGACGGCCGTGTCCGCACCGACGACGGCAAGGAGATCGCGGTGGACCGCCTGCTGGGCTGGGCGGAGGACGTGCACATGCGCTGGTGA